One region of Hemiscyllium ocellatum isolate sHemOce1 chromosome 4, sHemOce1.pat.X.cur, whole genome shotgun sequence genomic DNA includes:
- the LOC132815382 gene encoding Krueppel-like factor 10: METGPTHFEVNERSCDRRTQHGDIEAVEALMSMSCNWKYDSKCYTELRPLTPASDVSEEAEDNLLPSSRDYHTFPLFCLTPPYSPPNFEASQIVHPAMPVPSTVLSKVELPLSRQISRVTEAAMPMISHSAKTVAVSTKPRSQATSVIRHTADVLACTNHPCPVRVTQSSADQKSKYSSLPVGTVEEKRLESNSNGLNNCVSHELSASTQPVLETNRWPTVEKNESQHLPRTVNCTPLLGQTLFSSTQTRVITQNRQASMLVSSSVSSSMPSMPIICQMLPVSPATKHPTVSPPVVFMGAPISKGALMFVVPRPAVKYTKPPVSSLNGTKLSPIAPAPGIMPPVQTIVAQVDVSRHRSHICDHPGCGKTYFKSSHLKAHMRTHTGEKPFSCNWEDCDRRFARSDELSRHRRTHTGEKKFVCPMCERRFMRSDHLTKHARRHLSAKKLPNWKMEVSKLGDSASPVPAPETVQPH, translated from the exons ATGGAGACAGGTCCAACACATTTTGAGGTCAATGAGCGCTCCTGTGACAGAAGAACACAACATGGTGACATTGAAGCTGTTGAAGCTCTGATGTCCATGAGCTGCAACTGGAAATACGATTCCAAATGTTATACTGAGCTGAGACCACTGACACCAGCGTCCGATGTCTCTGAGGAAGCTGAAGATAATTTACTGCCCAGTTCTAGAGATTACCACACATTTCCTCTGTTT TGTCTAACCCCACCATACAGTCCACCTAACTTTGAAGCATCTCAAATCGTTCATCCTGCAATGCCAGTCCCTTCTACTGTATTGTCTAAAGTGGAGCTCCCTTTATCCAGACAAATCAGCAGGGTCACTGAAGCAGCAATGCCAATGATTTCTCACAGTGCAAAAACCGTAGCTGTATCTACAAAACCACGGTCCCAAGCTACGAGTGTGATACGTCACACTGCCGATGTTTTAGCTTGCACTAATCATCCTTGTCCAGTTAGGGTGACCCAGAGCTCTGCTGATCAAAAATCAAAATACAGCTCACTCCCCGTGGGCACAGTTGAAGAGAAAAGATTGGAAAGTAATAGCAATGGATTGAACAATTGTGTGTCACACGAACTAAGTGCTTCAACACAACCAGTACTTGAAACCAACAGATGGCCAACAGTGGAGaaaaatgaaagccaacatttaCCACGGACTGTAAATTGCACTCCATTGTTGGGGCAAACTCTATTTTCAAGTACCCAGACTCGTGTCATCACTCAGAATCGGCAAGcttcaatgttggtgtcatcatCAGTTTCTTCCAGTATGCCCTCAATGCCCATCATCTGCCAAATGCTACCTGTCAGCCCTGCCACAAAGCATCCAACTGTAAGCCCACCTGTTGTCTTCATGGGAGCGCCAATTTCCAAAGGTGCCCTAATGTTTGTGGTGCCACGGCCTGCTGTCAAGTATACAAAGCCACCAGTCAGTAGTCTGAATGGCACCAAGCTTTCTCCTATTGCACCAGCCCCTGGCATCATGCCACCTGTCCAGACGATTGTTGCTCAGGTTGATGTTTCTCGACACCGGAGTCATATCTGTGATCACCCAGGCTGTGGAAAAACCTACTTTAAAAGCTCTCATCTGAAGGCACACATGAGGACTCATACAG GTGAAAAACCCTTCAGTTGTAATTGGGAAGACTGTGACAGGAGGTTTGCTCGCTCTGATGAGTTATCGCGGCATCGCAGGACCCACACAGGCGAGAAGAAGTTTGTGTGTCCGATGTGTGAGCGTCGCTTTATGAGGAGTGATCATCTGACTAAACACGCCCGCCGGCATCTTTCTGCTAAGAAGCTTCCAAACTGGAAGATGGAAGTGAGCAAACTGGGTGACAGTGCCTCACCAGTCCCTGCTCCCGAAACTGTGCAGCCTCACTGA